The proteins below come from a single Hirundo rustica isolate bHirRus1 chromosome 6, bHirRus1.pri.v3, whole genome shotgun sequence genomic window:
- the SRP14 gene encoding signal recognition particle 14 kDa protein — protein sequence MVLLESEQFLTELTRLFQKCRTSGSVFITLKKYDGRTKPVPRKGHVESFEPADNKCLLRATDGKKKISTVVSSKEVNKFQMAYSNLLRANMDGLKKKDKKSKAKKSKATQ from the exons atggtgctgctggagagcgAGCAG TTCCTGACGGAGCTTACCAGGCTCTTCCAAAAGTGCAGGACTTCCGGGAGCGTTTTCATAACGCTGAAGAAAT ATGATGGCCGAACAAAACCAGTTCCACGTAAAGGCCACGTAGAAAGTTTTGAACCAGCAGACAATAAGTGTCTCCTGAGAGCAACTGATGGAAAGAAGAAGATTAGCACAGTG GTGAGCTCAAAGGAAGTGAATAAATTCCAGATG GCATATTCAAATTTGCTAAGAGCCAACATGGATGGCttgaagaagaaagacaagaaaagcaaGGCCAAGAAGAGTAAAGCAACACAGTGA
- the EIF2AK4 gene encoding eIF-2-alpha kinase GCN2, translating to MARASGGRQLPAELAAEPPESYQLRQENELQVLESIYGQDFQDLRQSQAWKVRQPPEINLALRPQGLTGANEVYAKVDLWVKCPHTYPDTVPEIQLKNSKGLSNEKINELKSRLAELAKERRGEVMIFELADHVQSFLSEHNKPPSKSFHEEMLKNHQKEQERLAQEELRRAQEVKRREEQEQREILNEIQRREEEKREERKKKEIAKQERLEIAALTNQEDSHRRDTAGRRVPSRVNGNCLEHGVNNKHRPNSAGRSKRERQLSVSNNEESPANHEVLNFSTSGAGQLTVHKGKCLGKDEQLGKSVYNALEVHSGDFVLIYEWVLHWQKKMGRFLTTQEIEKIEKSKKQLQGAETEFSSLTKLSHPNIVHYKCMNLKERDDSIVVDILVEHISGCSLSAYLHKETPVPVEQLRHYVIQILSALDYLHNNSVVHKVLCASSILLDAEGNIKVTDYSISKRLADICKADVFEQTKVRFSEDGLPNKPGKKGDVWRLGLLLLSLSQGQVTKEFPVVVPTNLPADFQDFLEKCVCLEDKERWTPQQLLQHSFINVPRIKIPVAEENLDDSTGLDCMETVVPSSRISSASFFTETQRQFSRYYNEFEELKLLGKGAFGAVIKVRNKLDGCYYAVKRIRINPTSKQFRRIKGEVTLLSRLNHENIVRYYNAWIEKHESPVPIVSTSETTEERRMPPKAGLLILSTEETSDVETNAPPPCLTSSVEWSTSCERSSSNKFSGADQESSDDDDDGDGVFSHSILPTTDSESEIIFDNEDENSKGHSPNEEDNEKNSHGGEDRTPVIQTVHYLYIQMEYCEKSTLRDTIDQGLYEDTSRLWRLFREILDGLAYIHEKGMIHRDLKPVNIFLDSDDHVKIGDFGLATDYPANAVVSKQEENLSDGSAVSDPSGNLTGMVGTALYVSPEVQGSTKSTYNQKVDLFSLGIIFFEMCYHPMNTASERIFVLGQLRLPAIVFPKDFDEVKHAKQRLVITWLLNHDPAARPTAVELLKSEHLPPPQMEESELHEVLHHTLANVDGKAYRTMMSQIFAQRISPAIDYTYDSDMLKGSFSIWAAKIQQHVCEIVSRIFKRHGAIKLHTPLLMPRNKKLYEHNEASYFMDHSGMLVMLPYDLRIPFARFVARNNIANLKRYCIERVFRPRKLDRCHPKELLECAFDIITSTGNSFLPIAEAIYAISEIIQEFSVLQERNYSIYLNHTALLKAILLHCGIPEDKLNQVYIILYDAVTEKLTKREVEAKFCNLSLTSASLSRLYKFIEQKGEASNVFPFLNTMIKQKPGVTQLMKHGMKDLEEIIGLLKQLGIKLQISINLGLVYKIQQHNGIIFQFIAYIKRRQRTVPEILAAGGRYDHLIPQFRGPQTVGPVPSAVGVSIAIDKITAAVSSVEDSVSVSSCDLLVVSAGQMSMGRAINIVQKFWTAGIPAEIMYDWSQSQEELQEYCRCSGITYVALVSEKEGSHVKVKSFEKDRQTEKRILESDLVDHLVQKLKMKIGDERCSRETTDNLSIPNQKGSFTNLSGVFESHGTLAVPNVSVIAPEKLSASARRRQEIQVQTRLQTFISSLQQKTSEIEILAVDLPKATVIHFLSLELDGDRQAFDATVRQLMSRWPKQRSSYLQAICDEIYSLKMEKRVPALILYSYRDEYKVLF from the exons ATGGCCCGGGCCAGCGGCGGGCGGCAGCTGCCGGCGGAGCTCGCCGCCGAGCCGCCGGAGAGCTACCAGCTGCGGCAGGAGAACGAACTCCAGGTGCTGGAGTCCATTTACGGGCAGGACTTCCAGGACCTGCGGCAGAGCCAAGCCTGGAAG GTACGACAAcctcctgaaattaatttaGCTCTGCGTCCTCAGGGATTGACTGGTGCTAATGAAGTATATGCCAAAGTTGACCTGTGGGTCAAGTGTCCACATACTTACCCTGATAC AGTTCCTGAAATACAActaaaaaattcaaaaggcttgtcaaatgagaaaataaatgaattaaaatcCAGACTAGCTGAACTGGCAAAAGAGCGTCGTGGAGAG gtgATGATATTTGAACTTGCTGACCATGTACAGTCATTTCTCAGTGAGCATAATAAACCACCTTCCAAgtcttttcatgaagaaatgctgaaaaatcatcagaaagaacaggaaagatTGGCTCAGGAGGAATTGCGTAGGGCACAAGAAGTTAAGagaagagaggagcaggag caaCGTGAAATCCTTAATGAGATTcagagaagggaggaagagaaaagggaagaaagaaaaaagaaagagattgCTAAACAG GAACGTTTGGAAATAGCTGCTCTGACCAATCAAGAAGATTCTCACAGGAGAGATACTGCAGGACGTAGAGTTCCTTCACGCGTAAATGGGAACTGTTTGGAACATGGAGTGAATAATAAACACCGACCAAATTCAGCTGGACGTTCAAA ACGAGAACGCCAGCTTTCTGTTAGTAATAATGAAGAGTCCCCTGCAAATCATGAAGTTCTGAACTTCAGCACAAGTGGTGCTGGACAGCTTACTGTCcataaaggaaaatgtttag GCAAGGATGAACAGCTTGGTAAATCTGTCTACAATGCCTTGGAAGTTCACAGTGGAGACTTTGTTCTAATATATGAGTGGGTTCTCCACTGGCAAAAAAAGATGGGAAGGTTTCTTACAActcaagaaatagaaaagattGAGAAGTCTAAGAAACAG CTTCAGGGAGCAGAAACAGAGTTCAGCTCACTGACGAAGCTAAGTCATCCAAACATAGTACATTACAAATGTATGAACCTCAAAGAACGGGACGACTCAATTGTGGTGGATATTTTAGTGGAGCACATAAGTGGTTGCAGCCTTTCTGCATACTTACACAAAGAGACTCCAGTTCCAGTTGAGCAGTTGCGCCATTATGTGATCCAGATCTTGTCAGCTCTCGACTACCTGCACAATAATTCAGTAGTGCACAAGGTCCTTTGTGCTTCCAGCATCCTGCTAGACGCTGAAGGAAACATCAAGGTCACAGACTACAGCATTTCCAAGCGCTTAGCTGACATCTGCAAAGCTGATGTTTTTGAGCAAACCAAGGTTCGTTTTAGTGAGGATGGTCTTCCCAacaaacctggaaaaaaaggagatgtaTGGCGTCTGGGCTTGCTTCTGCTTTCACTCAGCCAGGGCCAAGTAACCAAGGAATTCCCAGTTGTTGTTCCTACCAATTTACCTGCTGACTTTCAAGACTTTCTAGAAAA GTGTGTTTGCTTGGAAGATAAAGAAAGGTGGACTCCTCAGCAGTTGCTACAACACAGTTTTATAAACGTTCCACGAATAAAAATACCTGTAGCTGAAGAAAATCTAGATG ATTCAACAGGTTTAGATTGCATGGAGACAGTTGTACCCAGCAGTCGGATATCCAGTGCTTCGTtcttcacagaaacacagagacaaTTTTCACGATACTACAATGAGTTTGAAGAGCTAAAATTACTTGGTAAAGGGGCCTTTGGAGCAGTCATCAAG GTGAGAAATAAGCTTGATGGTTGCTATTATGCTGTGAAACGTATTCGCATAAACCCTACCAGCAAGCAATTTCGGAGGATTAAGGGGGAAGTAACGTTACTTTCCCGCTTGAACCATGAGAATATTGTGAGATATTACAATGCTTGGatagaaaaacatgaaagtCCTGTTCCCATTGTGTCAACATCTGAAACAACTGAAGAGAGGAGAATGCCCCCCAAAGCTGGTCTCCTCATCCTTTCCACTGAGGAGACAAGTGATGTGGAAACTAATGCTCCTCCTCCATGTTTGACAAGTTCAGTTGAGTGGAGTACTTCATGTGAAAGATCCTCCAGCAACAAATTCAGTGGAGCTGATCAGGAGTCCAGTGATGACGATGACGATGGTGATGGCGTGTTCTCGCATTCGATTTT GCCAACCACAGATTCTGAAAGCGAAATAATTTTTGATAATGAAGATGAAAATAGTAAAGGTCATTCTCCA AATGAAGAAGACAATGAAAAGAATAGCCATGGAGGAGAAGACAGGACACCAGTCATTCAGACAGTGCATTATCTGTATATTCAG ATGGAGTATTGTGAAAAGAGCACATTAAGGGACACTATTGACCAGGGGTTATATGAAGATACCAGTCGGCTTTGGAGGCTTTTCCGAGAAATTTTGGATGGGTTAGCTTACATCCATGAAAAG GGAATGATCCACAGAGACTTGAAACCTGTGAACATTTTTTTAGATTCAGATGATCACGTCAAAATTGGTGATTTTGGTTTAGCTACAGATTATCCAGCAAATGCA GTAGTCTCTAAACAAGAGGAAAATCTCTCGGATGGTTCTGCTGTGTCTGACCCATCAG GTAACTTGACAGGGATGGTTGGCACTGCACTGTACGTCAGCCCAGAGGTCCAAGGAAGCACTAAATCTACATACAATCAG aaagTGGACCTGTTCAGCTTAGGTATAATATTCTTTGAAATGTGCTACCATCCTATGAATACTGCATCAGAAAGGATCTTTGTTCTCGGTCAGCTAAGGCTG ccTGCGATTGTATTTCCTAAGGACTTTGATGAAGTCAAGCATGCAAAGCAG AGACTGGTTATTACGTGGCTCCTGAACCATGATCCTGCAGCACGACCGACAGCTGTGGAGCTGTTAAAAAGTGAACATCTTCCACCACCGCAGATGGAAGAGTCTGAACTCCATGAAGTCCTCCACCATACCTTAGCAAACGTGGATGGAAAGGCCTACCGCACTATGATGAGTCAGATATTTGCACAGCGTATCTCTCCAGCAATTGACTATACTTATGACAGTGATATGCTGAAG GGTAGTTTTTCTATTTGGGCAGCCAAGATACAGCAGCATGTATGTGAGATTGTCAGCCGGATATTTAAAAGACACG GAGCTATCAAGCTGCATACACCACTGCTAATGcccagaaataaaaaactgtATGAACATAATGAAGCCTCATATTTCATGGATCACAGTGGGATGCTGGTAATGCTTCCTTACGACCTCAGA attccTTTTGCAAGATTTGTAGCTAGAAATAACATAGCAAACTTGAAAAG ATACTGTATAGAGCGAGTTTTCAGACCTCGGAAGTTAGACCGCTGTCATCCCAAAGAACTCCTAGAATGTGCATTTGACATCATTACATCTACTGGAAATAGCTTTTTGCCTATAGCAGAAGCAATTTATGCAATTTCAGAAATCATTCAAGAGTTTTCAGTGCTACAG GAAAGAAATTACAGCATTTATCTGAACCACACTGCCTTACTGAAAGCTATACTTCTGCACTGTGGGATTCCAGAGGACAAACTCAATCAAGTCTACATCATTCTCTATGATGCTGTG ACTGAAAAGCTAACTAAAAGAGAAGTAGAAGCCAAGTTCTGTAATCTTTCTCTCACATCAGCTAGT cTTTCTCGACTCTACAAATTCATTGAGCAGAAGGGCGAAGCAAGTAATGTATTTCCATTTCTAAACACAATGATAAAACAAAAGCCAGGTGTCACTCAGCTGATGAAGCATGGCATGAAGGATTTAGAGGAAATCATTGGGCTATTAAAGCAACTGGGAATAAAACTTCAG atctCTATAAATCTGGGACTAGTTTACAAAATACAGCAGCACAACGGTATTATCTTTCAGTTTATAGCATACataaaaagaagacaaagaacTGTGCCTGAAATtcttgctgcaggaggcagaTATGATCATCTG aTTCCTCAGTTTAGAGGGCCACAGACAGTAGGACCAGTTCCTTCAGCTGTTGGAGTCAGCATAGCTATAGATAAAAtaactgctgctgtttccagtgTGGAGGATTCT GTTTCTGTCAGCTCGTGTGACCTGCTGGTTGTAAGTGCTGGTCAGATGTCAATGGGTAGAGCTATCAACATTGTTCAGAAATTCTGGACTGCAGGAATTCCAGCCGAAATAATGTATGACTGGTCCCAG TcacaggaagagctgcaggaataCTGCAGATGCTCTGGGATTACGTATGTGGCTCTGGTGtcagagaaagaaggaagtCATGTGAAG GTGAAATCCTTTGAGAAAGACAGGCAGACGGAGAAAAGGATTTTAGAATCCGACTTAGTAGACCACCTGGTccagaaactgaaaatgaaaattggtGATGAAAGATGTAGTAG AGAAACCACAGATAATCTTTCAATACCAAATCAAAAAGGATCATTTACTAATCTTTCAG GTGTGTTTGAATCACATGGAACTCTTGCAGTGCCTAACGTTAGTGTTATAGCTCCTGAAAAATTATCTGCCAGTGCCAGGCGTCGTCAAGAAATTCAG GTACAAACAAGACTTCAGACATTTATTTCTAGCCTGCAACAGAAAACAAGCGAGATTGAGATTTTAGCA GTTGATCTGCCAAAAGCAACTGTGATACACTTCTTATCATTAGAG cttgATGGAGATAGACAAGCCTTTGATGCTACTGTGAGACAGCTGATGTCACGATGGCCCAAGCAGAGATCGTCATATTTACAAGCAATTTGTGATGAAATTTACAGTCTCAAAATGGAAAAGAG ggTTCCTGCACTTATCCTGTACAGTTACCGAGATGAATACAAGGTTTTGTTTTAG